Proteins from one Athalia rosae chromosome 8, iyAthRosa1.1, whole genome shotgun sequence genomic window:
- the LOC105686328 gene encoding uncharacterized protein LOC105686328 isoform X2 — protein sequence MSVSDPLIKELKGWTRKLTECKTEINDSNINLPSFCKSLERCFQKGVVMRMNAIGFPKLPEAWFWMEEITDKNQSLSYSYTSAVQAVKENPRLRSPSGRLRLLIRICLSRKCLHVPVQILNTPLLANEFYEPHSILGDEILTQILLSVLLQSTKLNFNLNLKNASFLDDTWQLPECSALELVPCKTLGISVSFIEGKALVVNLEENSVAAEDDKIEVGDVLDEINGNVITASAKGRLGKIMKRAIGRPISIHVVKHRYKQSRDFYGPIVSLIQSSGIEHMKRLLLRSPVPKNEQNEDPPKLSEADLNGDDNLLKPGFHTKYCGSISTGTEGDVKQIEKAIWRLLRSGDIHLTPVRFECLEIGIRVTREVDENVLMKHSYMEISSCGRTANISDYFAYIAGDTNCNVATNFNAYVFFHQNEDDVQTILQSLGQGFQRTHFAV from the exons ATGTCGGTCTCAGATCCTTTGATCAAAGAGTTGAAAG GCTGGACCCGCAAGTTGACGGAGTGTAAGACAGAAATTAATGATAGCAATATAAACCTGCCATCCTTCTGTAAGAGTTTGGAAAGATGCTTTCAAAAAGGTGTCGTGATGCGCATGAACGCGATTGGGTTTCCAAAATTACCCGAAGCCTGGTTTTGGATGGAAGAAATCACAGACAAGAATCAAAG TCTCAGCTATTCCTACACCTCGGCTGTACAAGCTGTGAAAGAAAACCCACGACTCCGATCTCCTTCTGGACGACTGAGACTTTTGATACGAATCTGTCTGTCTCGAAAATGTCTTCACGTACCGGTACAAATTTTA AACACTCCGTTGCTCGCCAACGAATTTTACGAACCTCACAGTATTTTGGGCGATGAAATTCTGACGCAAATACTGCTGTCGGTTTTACTTCAGAGCACCaagttgaatttcaatttgaatctgaaGAACGCTAGCTTTTTGGACGATACGTGGCAACTACCAGAGTGCTCAGCCCTTGAACTTGTGCCTTGTAAAACTCTGGGCATATCAGTTTC CTTCATAGAAGGAAAGGCTCTCGTAgtgaatttggaagaaaattccGTCGCCGCTGAAGAT GATAAAATCGAGGTTGGTGATGTTCTGGACGAGATTAACGGGAACGTGATAACGGCGAGTGCCAAGGGTAGGCTTGGCAAAATCATGAAAAGAGCCATTGGACGACCCATATCAATTCACGTCGTCAAG CATCGTTATAAGCAATCCAGAGATTTCTATGGGCCGATTGTCAGCCTGATTCAAAGTTCCGGTATAGAACACATGAAGAGATTGCTGCTGAGAAGTCCGGTCCCAAAAAACGAGCAGAACGAAGACCCACCGAAATTGAGCGAAGCCGATTTGAACGGAGACGATAATCTTCTGAAACCCGGTTTCCACACCAAGTATTGTGGCTCGATATCGACCGGAACCGAAGGTGATGTAAAACAAATAGAGAAAGCTATTTGGCGGCTCCTTAGATCGGGAGATATTCATCTTACTCCGGTCAGGTTTGAATGTCTGGAAATCGGAATCAGGGTCACCCGAGAAGTGGACGAAAAT GTCCTAATGAAACACAGTTACATGGAAATATCGTCCTGTGGGCGCACCGCTAACATCTCGGACTACTTCGCGTACATCGCAGG GGACACAAACTGTAACGTGGCGACGAACTTCAACGCctatgtattttttcatcaaaacgaAGATGACGTGCAAACGATTTTACAGAGCTTGGGACAAGGCTTTCAGCGAACCCATTTCGCTGTTTGA
- the LOC105686328 gene encoding uncharacterized protein LOC105686328 isoform X1, with the protein MSVSDPLIKELKGWTRKLTECKTEINDSNINLPSFCKSLERCFQKGVVMRMNAIGFPKLPEAWFWMEEITDKNQSLSYSYTSAVQAVKENPRLRSPSGRLRLLIRICLSRKCLHVPVQILLQNTPLLANEFYEPHSILGDEILTQILLSVLLQSTKLNFNLNLKNASFLDDTWQLPECSALELVPCKTLGISVSFIEGKALVVNLEENSVAAEDDKIEVGDVLDEINGNVITASAKGRLGKIMKRAIGRPISIHVVKHRYKQSRDFYGPIVSLIQSSGIEHMKRLLLRSPVPKNEQNEDPPKLSEADLNGDDNLLKPGFHTKYCGSISTGTEGDVKQIEKAIWRLLRSGDIHLTPVRFECLEIGIRVTREVDENVLMKHSYMEISSCGRTANISDYFAYIAGDTNCNVATNFNAYVFFHQNEDDVQTILQSLGQGFQRTHFAV; encoded by the exons ATGTCGGTCTCAGATCCTTTGATCAAAGAGTTGAAAG GCTGGACCCGCAAGTTGACGGAGTGTAAGACAGAAATTAATGATAGCAATATAAACCTGCCATCCTTCTGTAAGAGTTTGGAAAGATGCTTTCAAAAAGGTGTCGTGATGCGCATGAACGCGATTGGGTTTCCAAAATTACCCGAAGCCTGGTTTTGGATGGAAGAAATCACAGACAAGAATCAAAG TCTCAGCTATTCCTACACCTCGGCTGTACAAGCTGTGAAAGAAAACCCACGACTCCGATCTCCTTCTGGACGACTGAGACTTTTGATACGAATCTGTCTGTCTCGAAAATGTCTTCACGTACCGGTACAAATTTTA TTACAGAACACTCCGTTGCTCGCCAACGAATTTTACGAACCTCACAGTATTTTGGGCGATGAAATTCTGACGCAAATACTGCTGTCGGTTTTACTTCAGAGCACCaagttgaatttcaatttgaatctgaaGAACGCTAGCTTTTTGGACGATACGTGGCAACTACCAGAGTGCTCAGCCCTTGAACTTGTGCCTTGTAAAACTCTGGGCATATCAGTTTC CTTCATAGAAGGAAAGGCTCTCGTAgtgaatttggaagaaaattccGTCGCCGCTGAAGAT GATAAAATCGAGGTTGGTGATGTTCTGGACGAGATTAACGGGAACGTGATAACGGCGAGTGCCAAGGGTAGGCTTGGCAAAATCATGAAAAGAGCCATTGGACGACCCATATCAATTCACGTCGTCAAG CATCGTTATAAGCAATCCAGAGATTTCTATGGGCCGATTGTCAGCCTGATTCAAAGTTCCGGTATAGAACACATGAAGAGATTGCTGCTGAGAAGTCCGGTCCCAAAAAACGAGCAGAACGAAGACCCACCGAAATTGAGCGAAGCCGATTTGAACGGAGACGATAATCTTCTGAAACCCGGTTTCCACACCAAGTATTGTGGCTCGATATCGACCGGAACCGAAGGTGATGTAAAACAAATAGAGAAAGCTATTTGGCGGCTCCTTAGATCGGGAGATATTCATCTTACTCCGGTCAGGTTTGAATGTCTGGAAATCGGAATCAGGGTCACCCGAGAAGTGGACGAAAAT GTCCTAATGAAACACAGTTACATGGAAATATCGTCCTGTGGGCGCACCGCTAACATCTCGGACTACTTCGCGTACATCGCAGG GGACACAAACTGTAACGTGGCGACGAACTTCAACGCctatgtattttttcatcaaaacgaAGATGACGTGCAAACGATTTTACAGAGCTTGGGACAAGGCTTTCAGCGAACCCATTTCGCTGTTTGA
- the LOC105686328 gene encoding uncharacterized protein LOC105686328 isoform X3, translated as MTENIRRGWTRKLTECKTEINDSNINLPSFCKSLERCFQKGVVMRMNAIGFPKLPEAWFWMEEITDKNQSLSYSYTSAVQAVKENPRLRSPSGRLRLLIRICLSRKCLHVPVQILLQNTPLLANEFYEPHSILGDEILTQILLSVLLQSTKLNFNLNLKNASFLDDTWQLPECSALELVPCKTLGISVSFIEGKALVVNLEENSVAAEDDKIEVGDVLDEINGNVITASAKGRLGKIMKRAIGRPISIHVVKHRYKQSRDFYGPIVSLIQSSGIEHMKRLLLRSPVPKNEQNEDPPKLSEADLNGDDNLLKPGFHTKYCGSISTGTEGDVKQIEKAIWRLLRSGDIHLTPVRFECLEIGIRVTREVDENVLMKHSYMEISSCGRTANISDYFAYIAGDTNCNVATNFNAYVFFHQNEDDVQTILQSLGQGFQRTHFAV; from the exons ATGACTGAGAACATAAGACGag GCTGGACCCGCAAGTTGACGGAGTGTAAGACAGAAATTAATGATAGCAATATAAACCTGCCATCCTTCTGTAAGAGTTTGGAAAGATGCTTTCAAAAAGGTGTCGTGATGCGCATGAACGCGATTGGGTTTCCAAAATTACCCGAAGCCTGGTTTTGGATGGAAGAAATCACAGACAAGAATCAAAG TCTCAGCTATTCCTACACCTCGGCTGTACAAGCTGTGAAAGAAAACCCACGACTCCGATCTCCTTCTGGACGACTGAGACTTTTGATACGAATCTGTCTGTCTCGAAAATGTCTTCACGTACCGGTACAAATTTTA TTACAGAACACTCCGTTGCTCGCCAACGAATTTTACGAACCTCACAGTATTTTGGGCGATGAAATTCTGACGCAAATACTGCTGTCGGTTTTACTTCAGAGCACCaagttgaatttcaatttgaatctgaaGAACGCTAGCTTTTTGGACGATACGTGGCAACTACCAGAGTGCTCAGCCCTTGAACTTGTGCCTTGTAAAACTCTGGGCATATCAGTTTC CTTCATAGAAGGAAAGGCTCTCGTAgtgaatttggaagaaaattccGTCGCCGCTGAAGAT GATAAAATCGAGGTTGGTGATGTTCTGGACGAGATTAACGGGAACGTGATAACGGCGAGTGCCAAGGGTAGGCTTGGCAAAATCATGAAAAGAGCCATTGGACGACCCATATCAATTCACGTCGTCAAG CATCGTTATAAGCAATCCAGAGATTTCTATGGGCCGATTGTCAGCCTGATTCAAAGTTCCGGTATAGAACACATGAAGAGATTGCTGCTGAGAAGTCCGGTCCCAAAAAACGAGCAGAACGAAGACCCACCGAAATTGAGCGAAGCCGATTTGAACGGAGACGATAATCTTCTGAAACCCGGTTTCCACACCAAGTATTGTGGCTCGATATCGACCGGAACCGAAGGTGATGTAAAACAAATAGAGAAAGCTATTTGGCGGCTCCTTAGATCGGGAGATATTCATCTTACTCCGGTCAGGTTTGAATGTCTGGAAATCGGAATCAGGGTCACCCGAGAAGTGGACGAAAAT GTCCTAATGAAACACAGTTACATGGAAATATCGTCCTGTGGGCGCACCGCTAACATCTCGGACTACTTCGCGTACATCGCAGG GGACACAAACTGTAACGTGGCGACGAACTTCAACGCctatgtattttttcatcaaaacgaAGATGACGTGCAAACGATTTTACAGAGCTTGGGACAAGGCTTTCAGCGAACCCATTTCGCTGTTTGA
- the LOC105686330 gene encoding galactokinase-like: MATVIPDKNDVRVKALQTFAKEFGEDATVCVCAPGRVNLIGEHTDYNEGFVLPMALPMITVIAARPNQSPKCVLITMSDAIGTISRTEFDISNRDALKPGEPKWANYIKGPIANFTCTLPGFDAVIISSVPVGAGLSSSAALEVATYTLLEALSGCRTVKLSDKAAACQRAEHEFAGVPCGIMDQFISVMGQEGHALLLDCRDLSTKLIPMVQNDYVFLITNSNAPHKLSTSQYTERRDACYAAAKKLNLKSLRDATIKDLDVLKAQKADEVLIKRARHVITEIIRTQAAAQALEASDFVKFGHLMNESHDSLQKDYEVSSKELDSLVSAAREIDGVLGSRLTGAGFGGCTVTLVRKGSVDELIKNIKQKYSGTPTFYVATPGPGAREMGINYCKCTDELH, encoded by the exons ATGGCTACAGTGATACCCGACAAGAATGATGTTCGAGTTAAGGCTCTCCAAACATTTGCTAAGGAATTTGGAGAAGATGCAACTGTATGCGTCTGTGCACCTGGTCGGGTTAACTTAATCGGAGAACACACGGATTACAATGAAGGCTTCGTTTTACCAATG GCCCTTCCAATGATCACTGTGATTGCTGCAAGGCCTAATCAATCCCCAAAGTGCGTTCTTATCACGATGAGCGATGCGATCGGTACTATCAGCCGGACAGAATTTGATATAAGTAATAGGGATGCTCTCAAACCTGGAGAACCAAAATGGGCAAATTATATTAAAGGGCCGATTGCAAACTTCACAT GCACTCTACCCGGGTTCGATGCAGTAATTATATCCAGCGTACCAGTCGGTGCTGGGTTGAGTAGCTCGGCAGCTCTAGAGGTTGCGACATATACGTTATTGGAGGCTCTCAGTGGCTGTCGAACTGTCAAATTAAGCGACAAG gCAGCGGCGTGCCAACGAGCGGAGCATGAATTTGCTGGCGTACCATGTGGGATAATGGATCAATTTATATCTGTGATGGGTCAGGAAGGTCACGCGCTGCTTCTCGATTGCAGAGATCTGAGTACCAAGCTTATTCCAATGGTGCAAAATGACTACGTCTTTTTAATAACAAACTCAAACGCCCCGCACAAGCTTTCCACCAGCCAATACACAGAGCGTCGTGACGCTTGCTATGCAGCTGCTAAGAAATTGAATCTGAAAAGTTTGCGAGACGCAACTATTAAGGATTTAGATG TTTTGAAGGCACAGAAGGCAGACGAGGTACTAATCAAAAGGGCGCGTCACGTGATCACAGAGATAATCCGAACCCAAGCCGCTGCTCAGGCGTTGGAAGCAAGTGATTTCGTTAAGTTCGGCCATTTGATGAACGAGAGTCATGACTCTCTGCAAAAGGACTACGAGGTGTCGTCCAAGGAACTGGACTCCCTCGTCTCCGCAGCCAGAGAGATAGACGGTGTTTTGGGTAGTAGGTTGACCGGAGCTGGCTTTGGGGGCTGCACCGTCACCCTGGTCAGAAAAGGATCTGTGGATGAGCTCATCAAGAATATCAAGCAGAA aTACTCGGGCACCCCAACATTTTACGTAGCGACGCCTGGCCCAGGAGCCAGAGAGATGGGAATTAACTATTGCAAGTGCACCGACGAGCTTCATTAA
- the LOC105686328 gene encoding uncharacterized protein LOC105686328 isoform X4, with protein sequence MRMNAIGFPKLPEAWFWMEEITDKNQSLSYSYTSAVQAVKENPRLRSPSGRLRLLIRICLSRKCLHVPVQILLQNTPLLANEFYEPHSILGDEILTQILLSVLLQSTKLNFNLNLKNASFLDDTWQLPECSALELVPCKTLGISVSFIEGKALVVNLEENSVAAEDDKIEVGDVLDEINGNVITASAKGRLGKIMKRAIGRPISIHVVKHRYKQSRDFYGPIVSLIQSSGIEHMKRLLLRSPVPKNEQNEDPPKLSEADLNGDDNLLKPGFHTKYCGSISTGTEGDVKQIEKAIWRLLRSGDIHLTPVRFECLEIGIRVTREVDENVLMKHSYMEISSCGRTANISDYFAYIAGDTNCNVATNFNAYVFFHQNEDDVQTILQSLGQGFQRTHFAV encoded by the exons ATGCGCATGAACGCGATTGGGTTTCCAAAATTACCCGAAGCCTGGTTTTGGATGGAAGAAATCACAGACAAGAATCAAAG TCTCAGCTATTCCTACACCTCGGCTGTACAAGCTGTGAAAGAAAACCCACGACTCCGATCTCCTTCTGGACGACTGAGACTTTTGATACGAATCTGTCTGTCTCGAAAATGTCTTCACGTACCGGTACAAATTTTA TTACAGAACACTCCGTTGCTCGCCAACGAATTTTACGAACCTCACAGTATTTTGGGCGATGAAATTCTGACGCAAATACTGCTGTCGGTTTTACTTCAGAGCACCaagttgaatttcaatttgaatctgaaGAACGCTAGCTTTTTGGACGATACGTGGCAACTACCAGAGTGCTCAGCCCTTGAACTTGTGCCTTGTAAAACTCTGGGCATATCAGTTTC CTTCATAGAAGGAAAGGCTCTCGTAgtgaatttggaagaaaattccGTCGCCGCTGAAGAT GATAAAATCGAGGTTGGTGATGTTCTGGACGAGATTAACGGGAACGTGATAACGGCGAGTGCCAAGGGTAGGCTTGGCAAAATCATGAAAAGAGCCATTGGACGACCCATATCAATTCACGTCGTCAAG CATCGTTATAAGCAATCCAGAGATTTCTATGGGCCGATTGTCAGCCTGATTCAAAGTTCCGGTATAGAACACATGAAGAGATTGCTGCTGAGAAGTCCGGTCCCAAAAAACGAGCAGAACGAAGACCCACCGAAATTGAGCGAAGCCGATTTGAACGGAGACGATAATCTTCTGAAACCCGGTTTCCACACCAAGTATTGTGGCTCGATATCGACCGGAACCGAAGGTGATGTAAAACAAATAGAGAAAGCTATTTGGCGGCTCCTTAGATCGGGAGATATTCATCTTACTCCGGTCAGGTTTGAATGTCTGGAAATCGGAATCAGGGTCACCCGAGAAGTGGACGAAAAT GTCCTAATGAAACACAGTTACATGGAAATATCGTCCTGTGGGCGCACCGCTAACATCTCGGACTACTTCGCGTACATCGCAGG GGACACAAACTGTAACGTGGCGACGAACTTCAACGCctatgtattttttcatcaaaacgaAGATGACGTGCAAACGATTTTACAGAGCTTGGGACAAGGCTTTCAGCGAACCCATTTCGCTGTTTGA